The Streptomyces camelliae genome window below encodes:
- a CDS encoding transposase — protein MAAPRKYSDELRERAIREVRATGHPIAHVAKDLGIHKEALRGWVRQAEADRGERDDRLNSAEQDEVRQLRKEVAELRRANEILKAASVDSIDQRNRAVSLSAGVSKPRVLRGRMFSFCAMTSRSS, from the coding sequence ATGGCAGCACCCCGTAAATACTCCGACGAGCTTCGCGAGCGCGCGATCCGTGAGGTCCGCGCCACCGGCCACCCGATCGCCCACGTCGCGAAGGACCTCGGCATCCACAAGGAAGCCCTGCGTGGTTGGGTCCGCCAGGCCGAGGCCGACCGCGGCGAGCGCGATGATCGGCTGAACAGCGCCGAGCAGGACGAGGTCAGGCAACTCCGCAAGGAAGTAGCGGAGTTGAGGCGGGCGAACGAGATCCTCAAAGCCGCCTCGGTGGACTCAATCGATCAGCGCAACAGGGCCGTAAGCCTATCGGCAGGTGTGTCGAAGCCGAGGGTCTTGCGAGGGCGCATGTTCAGCTTCTGCGCGATGACGTCAAGATCGTCTTGA